The sequence CAACAAGATGCCATCTACGTGCAAGTTAAGGGTCAGTGGATAAAAGAAACACTGGCCATCCGCACTGCGCATGCCCACTACCGACATTTCTTCGTCAAAGTCGATGGCTTGCTCGGCGATGCACACTTGATGCCAGCCTTCTGGCACCGCATCACGGCCCGGCTCACGTAACCAATGTTGGCCACGACCGTCGTACCCGCCGGTGCGCTGCTTAAGTAATACCCGCTCGCCTAAGCGCTCGTGCAAACTCTCGGCCGTGGTATCGGACTCCACCAATTGCCAAGGTGCTGTGGCTAAGCCCAGTTCATCAATCAGGGATTTTTGCGTAAAGCGATCGGCTAATCGTGGAAAAGTCTGCAAGTTAACGAAAGCACCGTGGCTGGCCAGTTGGCGAGTCGCGGCGGTATCCGGCCATTGCTCACGCTCAGCGGTCACTTGCTCATGGGCCAACAAAGGCAGCGTTTCTTCTGATTCTATATCTACCGGTTGTACGTCTAAATTAAGCGGCATGCCTGCATGCTTAAGCATTTGGCCTAATTGGCCGGCACCCAGTACCCAAATACGGCTCATGCTTGTGCCCTCGGATCAGGATTGGCTAATACGGTGTCGGTTTGTTGCTGGCGAAACGCCTCTAGGCGCTCGGCCAGTGCTGGGTCGTTATTGGCCAATATTTGGCACGCTAATAACCCCGCATTAAAGG comes from Oceanisphaera profunda and encodes:
- the purK gene encoding 5-(carboxyamino)imidazole ribonucleotide synthase gives rise to the protein MSRIWVLGAGQLGQMLKHAGMPLNLDVQPVDIESEETLPLLAHEQVTAEREQWPDTAATRQLASHGAFVNLQTFPRLADRFTQKSLIDELGLATAPWQLVESDTTAESLHERLGERVLLKQRTGGYDGRGQHWLREPGRDAVPEGWHQVCIAEQAIDFDEEMSVVGMRSADGQCFFYPLTLNLHVDGILLGSVAPLPRLAHLQEKAEQMLGKLMNNLDYVGVMAMECFRLGDTLLVNELAPRVHNSGHWTQAGANISQFEAHLRAVAKLPLVQPTVKNTSVMVNLVGVDYQDAWLTVPGAELYWYGKEVRVGRKVGHINFCLDNHADTKAALDLLQTMLPATYVEVLNWLRSQLD